One segment of Egicoccus sp. AB-alg2 DNA contains the following:
- a CDS encoding MarR family winged helix-turn-helix transcriptional regulator: protein MVDQVAHVVAQWAARRPDWDLTGMAVFGRVYRLARLAELRRNALLEPYGLQVGDIDVLAPLWREGGGLRPLDLRRTQLVGSGTLTARLDRMERAGYLERRPDPEDRRGRLLYLTAAGEELLPRLVEQLLQIENDLLAALPAGARERLARDLGRILEAAEGS from the coding sequence ATGGTGGATCAGGTCGCACACGTCGTCGCCCAGTGGGCCGCTCGCCGGCCGGACTGGGACCTCACGGGCATGGCCGTCTTCGGGCGTGTCTACCGGCTGGCGCGTCTCGCCGAGCTGCGGCGCAACGCGCTGCTGGAGCCCTACGGGCTGCAGGTGGGCGACATCGACGTCTTGGCGCCGCTGTGGCGGGAGGGCGGCGGCCTGCGCCCGCTCGACCTGCGCCGTACCCAACTCGTGGGGTCCGGCACGCTGACGGCGCGGCTCGACCGTATGGAGCGGGCCGGATACCTGGAGCGCCGACCCGACCCCGAGGACCGGCGCGGACGCCTGCTGTATCTCACGGCGGCCGGTGAGGAACTGCTCCCGCGGCTGGTCGAGCAGCTGCTGCAGATCGAGAACGACCTGCTCGCGGCCCTGCCCGCTGGTGCCCGCGAACGATTGGCGCGTGATCTCGGACGCATCCTCGAGGCTGCCGAGGGCAGCTGA
- a CDS encoding ABC transporter permease translates to MSTHALPGRGLRPGPDAWLQLGLAESRMVARDTSGLLVPIGMPVLIMVLAGLDAQEVVPGWGGMTVFDVYVVPLVLVMVVALVGVVNMPSFLATYRKTGVLRRLAVTPVHPAMVLVAQLLTSLVQTILGVAIALGVAATMFGLAAPRDLAAVVGVMTLATAAMYALGMLVAAVAPTPNASVALGLTIFFAIGATGGLFTSMEALPDAMASVGRVLPFGAAHESLQAAWLGQALPLTPLLALAATAVVAGALAAVWFRWDR, encoded by the coding sequence ATGAGCACGCACGCCCTCCCCGGTCGCGGGCTCCGGCCCGGCCCCGACGCGTGGCTGCAGCTGGGCCTGGCCGAGTCACGCATGGTCGCCCGCGACACCTCCGGACTCCTGGTCCCGATCGGGATGCCGGTGCTGATCATGGTGCTGGCCGGCCTGGACGCGCAGGAGGTGGTCCCGGGATGGGGCGGAATGACGGTGTTCGACGTCTACGTCGTCCCGCTCGTGCTCGTGATGGTGGTCGCCCTGGTCGGCGTGGTGAACATGCCGAGCTTCCTCGCCACCTATCGCAAGACGGGCGTGCTGCGGCGTCTCGCGGTGACCCCGGTGCATCCCGCCATGGTGCTGGTCGCCCAGTTGCTCACGAGCCTGGTCCAGACGATCCTCGGTGTGGCGATCGCGCTGGGCGTCGCCGCCACCATGTTCGGTCTGGCCGCCCCCCGCGACCTGGCGGCGGTGGTCGGTGTCATGACGCTGGCGACGGCGGCGATGTACGCCCTCGGCATGCTGGTCGCCGCCGTCGCGCCCACCCCGAACGCGTCGGTCGCACTCGGGCTGACGATCTTCTTCGCCATCGGCGCCACCGGCGGCCTGTTCACCTCGATGGAGGCGTTGCCCGACGCCATGGCGTCCGTGGGACGGGTCCTGCCGTTCGGCGCGGCCCACGAATCCCTGCAGGCCGCATGGCTGGGTCAGGCCCTGCCGCTCACCCCACTGCTGGCACTCGCCGCCACCGCCGTGGTGGCCGGCGCGCTCGCGGCGGTCTGGTTCCGGTGGGACCGCTGA
- a CDS encoding CGNR zinc finger domain-containing protein, with protein sequence MTTWTDPVPLAWIVAVVNEYGTRAREAAGERERPYPSPETLPEPPALAGRLDVPALREVADRLDPVFAASTAEAAIDHLDGVLVEFAPLTRVQAVGGRPMLAWQAAAGMPAVLSACAITLVQALGEGAGVRRLGTCDAERCGDVYVDTSPTSTRRFCSTTCQTRTKVAAHRRRRRERPTSATTASD encoded by the coding sequence ATGACGACGTGGACGGACCCGGTACCGCTCGCCTGGATCGTGGCGGTGGTCAACGAGTACGGGACGCGCGCCCGCGAGGCCGCCGGCGAGCGTGAGCGGCCCTATCCGTCACCGGAGACGTTGCCCGAGCCTCCGGCGCTCGCCGGCCGCCTGGACGTGCCAGCCCTTCGCGAAGTCGCCGACCGGCTCGACCCGGTCTTCGCGGCGTCGACGGCCGAGGCGGCGATCGACCACCTCGACGGTGTGCTGGTGGAGTTCGCCCCCCTGACGCGGGTGCAGGCCGTGGGCGGACGACCCATGCTCGCCTGGCAGGCGGCGGCAGGGATGCCGGCCGTTCTGAGCGCCTGCGCGATCACGTTGGTGCAGGCCCTGGGCGAGGGGGCGGGCGTGCGACGACTCGGCACCTGCGACGCCGAGCGCTGCGGTGACGTGTACGTGGACACGTCGCCGACGTCGACGCGCAGGTTCTGCTCGACCACCTGCCAGACCCGCACGAAGGTCGCTGCCCACCGTCGACGCCGGCGTGAGCGGCCGACGTCCGCCACGACCGCCAGCGACTGA
- a CDS encoding cupin domain-containing protein, protein MSDPAALLATSQFVLDAPGVTGRHREPLYPGVESTLLWRNERATAGVLWMSAGSVVPEHRHAAAEHHVWLAEGQVDVADRTLTQGAYWHVPPSVEHAVHCSPACDSVVFYLYLRTRP, encoded by the coding sequence ATGAGCGATCCCGCTGCCCTGCTGGCCACCTCGCAGTTCGTGCTCGACGCGCCGGGCGTCACCGGACGCCACCGCGAGCCGCTGTACCCGGGCGTGGAGTCGACGTTGTTGTGGCGCAACGAGCGAGCGACGGCCGGTGTGCTGTGGATGAGCGCCGGCTCCGTCGTCCCCGAGCACCGGCACGCCGCGGCCGAGCACCACGTCTGGCTGGCCGAGGGTCAGGTCGACGTCGCCGACCGCACGCTCACGCAGGGCGCCTACTGGCACGTCCCGCCGAGCGTCGAGCATGCGGTCCACTGCTCGCCGGCCTGTGACAGCGTGGTCTTCTATCTCTACCTGCGGACGCGCCCGTGA
- a CDS encoding sensor histidine kinase → MRRIDPDLLAGSLVTLLCVATGLPVLLVQLSGEDPTTGPAWLWWLAFAGFVSTLIGSTWLAEQLPRPALVRVFAGQVLLGPVVVLLAPRVGWTPILLVFTAALSCYLVSRNVTVAIVAGNAVVAAVAAWWSTGRALDTVLSGLLYLLLQSVSVVAVLAQLRVERSRRELAETHTQLRAATTLLEDQSRGTERLRIARDLHDVVGHQLTALTLELEVASHHATPPAATHLERARTIARTLLRDVRDTVDELREERPDLAGLVADVVADVPRPAVHLSIDEALTVDERRTVAVVRCVQELLTNAIRHTDARHLWIDVTVDDASGLLLTARDDGNGTHEVVLGNGLRGMRERVEALGGTATFAGGAGFPVTVRVPAP, encoded by the coding sequence GTGCGCCGCATCGATCCCGACCTGCTCGCCGGCTCGCTCGTCACGCTGTTGTGCGTGGCGACGGGCCTGCCGGTGCTGCTCGTCCAACTGTCCGGCGAGGATCCGACGACCGGGCCGGCGTGGCTGTGGTGGCTGGCCTTCGCCGGCTTCGTGTCGACGTTGATCGGCTCGACGTGGCTGGCCGAACAGCTGCCGCGGCCGGCACTCGTGCGGGTCTTCGCGGGCCAGGTGCTGCTCGGCCCGGTCGTGGTGCTGCTGGCGCCACGCGTCGGCTGGACGCCGATCCTGCTGGTGTTCACGGCCGCGCTCAGCTGCTATCTCGTCTCGCGGAACGTCACGGTGGCGATCGTCGCCGGCAATGCGGTCGTGGCTGCCGTGGCCGCCTGGTGGTCGACCGGCCGGGCGCTCGACACGGTGCTCAGCGGCCTGCTGTACCTGCTGTTGCAGTCCGTCAGCGTGGTCGCCGTGCTCGCGCAGTTGCGGGTCGAGCGCTCCCGCCGGGAGCTGGCCGAGACGCACACGCAGCTGCGGGCCGCGACAACGCTGCTGGAGGATCAGAGTCGCGGTACCGAGCGGCTGCGGATCGCGCGTGACCTCCACGACGTGGTCGGACACCAGTTGACGGCGCTGACGCTCGAACTGGAGGTCGCCAGCCACCACGCCACCCCGCCGGCGGCAACCCACCTCGAGCGTGCCCGCACCATCGCCCGGACGCTGCTGCGCGACGTCCGCGACACCGTCGACGAGTTGCGGGAGGAACGGCCGGACCTCGCCGGGCTGGTGGCGGACGTGGTCGCCGACGTGCCGCGTCCGGCCGTGCACCTGTCGATCGACGAGGCACTGACGGTGGACGAGCGCCGCACCGTCGCGGTCGTGCGGTGCGTGCAGGAACTGCTCACCAACGCCATCCGGCACACCGACGCCCGACACCTGTGGATCGACGTGACCGTCGACGACGCGAGCGGCCTGCTGCTGACGGCGCGCGACGACGGCAACGGCACCCACGAGGTCGTCCTGGGCAACGGTCTGCGCGGCATGCGCGAGCGCGTCGAGGCACTGGGCGGGACGGCCACCTTCGCGGGCGGTGCCGGCTTCCCCGTCACGGTCCGGGTGCCGGCCCCGTGA
- a CDS encoding class I SAM-dependent methyltransferase, translating into MLTDPYGDRDLVALYDLDNPGGGDHDFYRALADTLDARRIVDLGCGTGLLTRRLAKAGRSVTGIDPSPTMLDWARRQPGAEAVTWLEGDATSILPSGDVDLVLCTGNAIMHLDGPALTIATRRIHDGLRPGGVVSFETRNPTAREWEEWTREATYDERHTHLGMLTEWVEVTDVTGGRVTFDAHNVFPDGDDRVYTSVLHFRDADAIRAALHDAGFDRVEIRGGWGGENVTSSSRVLVVRAERA; encoded by the coding sequence ATGCTGACCGATCCGTATGGCGACCGCGACCTGGTAGCGCTCTACGACCTCGACAACCCCGGCGGCGGAGATCACGACTTCTACCGCGCATTGGCCGACACCTTGGACGCCCGCCGGATCGTCGATCTGGGCTGCGGCACCGGACTACTCACCCGCCGACTCGCCAAGGCAGGTCGCTCGGTCACCGGCATCGACCCGAGCCCCACCATGCTCGACTGGGCCCGCCGGCAGCCGGGTGCCGAGGCGGTCACCTGGCTCGAAGGGGACGCCACGTCGATCCTCCCGTCGGGCGACGTGGATCTCGTGCTCTGCACCGGCAACGCGATCATGCACCTCGACGGACCCGCCCTCACCATCGCCACGAGACGCATCCATGACGGCCTCCGGCCTGGGGGCGTCGTGAGCTTCGAAACGCGCAACCCGACCGCGCGCGAGTGGGAGGAATGGACGCGTGAGGCGACCTACGACGAACGCCACACCCACTTGGGGATGCTGACGGAGTGGGTGGAGGTCACCGACGTCACCGGCGGGCGTGTGACCTTCGACGCCCACAACGTCTTCCCCGACGGCGACGACCGCGTGTACACGAGCGTCCTGCACTTCCGTGACGCCGACGCCATCCGGGCCGCGCTCCACGACGCCGGCTTCGACCGTGTCGAGATCCGTGGCGGCTGGGGTGGAGAGAACGTCACGAGTTCGTCCCGCGTGCTCGTGGTCCGCGCCGAGCGCGCCTGA
- a CDS encoding LysE family translocator has product MPAPELLPTFLLATALVCAAPGPDLAFVVASGIAGGPRAGVLAALGMSGGMLVHTTLAALGLAALLRTAPVLLDGVRLLGAGYLLWLAAVTLRAARHAGIPERGPDGAGAILRRAFVTNLANVKVVLFFAAFLPQFVRPDRGSPTLQFVVLGLLFLVVGLSIDVTAGLAAGRIRASLARGSRLPVVLDVGAALVFASIAAFLLVEVLHV; this is encoded by the coding sequence GTGCCGGCGCCCGAGCTGTTGCCCACGTTCCTGCTCGCCACCGCGCTGGTCTGCGCCGCGCCCGGGCCGGACCTCGCCTTCGTCGTCGCCTCCGGCATCGCCGGCGGGCCTCGCGCCGGGGTGCTGGCCGCGCTCGGCATGTCCGGCGGGATGCTGGTCCACACCACGCTCGCCGCGCTCGGTCTGGCCGCCCTGCTCCGGACGGCGCCCGTACTGCTCGACGGCGTGCGCCTGCTGGGCGCGGGTTACCTGCTGTGGTTGGCCGCCGTGACGTTGCGCGCCGCCCGGCACGCCGGTATCCCGGAGCGTGGCCCGGACGGCGCGGGGGCCATCCTGCGTCGGGCCTTCGTGACGAACCTCGCCAACGTGAAGGTCGTGCTGTTCTTCGCGGCCTTCCTGCCGCAGTTCGTCCGGCCGGACCGCGGCAGCCCGACCCTGCAGTTCGTGGTGCTCGGTCTGCTCTTCCTGGTGGTCGGGCTGAGCATCGACGTCACCGCCGGCCTGGCCGCAGGCCGCATCCGGGCCTCACTGGCCAGGGGGTCACGCCTGCCGGTCGTGCTCGACGTCGGCGCGGCGCTCGTCTTCGCGTCGATCGCCGCGTTCCTGCTGGTGGAGGTGCTCCACGTCTGA
- a CDS encoding response regulator yields the protein MIRVVLADDQTLVRRGIAGLLALADDVEVVGEAEDGDGALDAVATLAPDVLLLDLRMPGRDGIATLQALAERGDPTPVLVLTTFNDDELVLQALRAGARGYLLKDVTLEQLVGAVHTLATGGTSVQPAVTQRLLRGLQGGTGRTDDHGDPSGPVDPLTPREIDVVRLMASGLANREIAAALHLAEGTVKNLVSAVLLKLGVRDRTRAVLRALHLGLVGVDGPDDGAHRR from the coding sequence GTGATCCGCGTCGTGCTGGCCGACGACCAGACACTGGTCCGCCGAGGGATCGCCGGGCTGCTCGCACTCGCCGACGACGTCGAGGTGGTCGGCGAGGCGGAGGACGGCGACGGCGCGCTGGACGCCGTGGCCACCCTGGCTCCGGACGTGCTGCTCCTCGACCTTCGGATGCCGGGGCGTGACGGCATCGCCACGCTGCAGGCGCTGGCCGAACGCGGCGACCCGACACCGGTGCTGGTGCTGACCACCTTCAACGACGACGAACTGGTGCTGCAGGCGCTGCGCGCCGGCGCACGCGGCTACCTGCTGAAGGACGTCACCCTCGAGCAACTGGTCGGGGCCGTGCACACCCTGGCGACCGGCGGCACCTCCGTGCAACCGGCCGTGACCCAGCGCCTGCTGCGCGGCCTGCAGGGCGGGACGGGACGCACCGACGACCACGGCGACCCGTCCGGTCCCGTCGATCCGCTGACGCCTCGTGAGATCGACGTCGTGCGGCTGATGGCCAGCGGACTGGCCAACCGCGAGATCGCCGCCGCGCTGCACCTCGCGGAGGGGACGGTGAAGAACCTCGTGTCCGCGGTGCTGCTGAAGCTGGGTGTGCGCGACCGCACCCGTGCGGTGCTGCGCGCGCTGCACCTCGGTCTCGTCGGCGTGGACGGGCCCGACGACGGCGCCCACCGCCGCTGA
- a CDS encoding PhzF family phenazine biosynthesis protein, whose amino-acid sequence MPEAAATIHRLAAFTTDPDGGNPAGVVITDAPLDALQMQEMAADVGYSETAFLVPSGDDRYTVRYFAPMAEVPFCGHATIAAGVLLAGREGPGTVRFDTPAGAVTVELSVDDRSRALATLTSVEPSVEPAAPDVLDAALSALRLRREELDPVFEPAVAFAGALHLLLVLRTRERLARLDYDFEALRAHMLAHGLTTVALLWPERIDRWHARNAFPVGGVVEDPATGAAAAATGAYLRASGHLAAPARFEVLQGEDLGRPSHLYVEVAALGGIRVSGHAVSMPTP is encoded by the coding sequence ATGCCCGAAGCCGCTGCGACGATTCACCGCCTGGCGGCGTTCACGACGGACCCGGATGGCGGGAACCCGGCCGGGGTCGTGATCACCGACGCACCACTCGACGCGCTGCAGATGCAGGAGATGGCCGCGGACGTCGGCTACTCGGAGACGGCCTTCCTCGTGCCCTCGGGCGACGACCGCTACACCGTGCGCTACTTCGCCCCGATGGCCGAGGTGCCGTTCTGCGGCCATGCGACGATCGCCGCAGGCGTCCTGCTCGCCGGCCGCGAGGGTCCTGGCACCGTCCGGTTCGACACCCCGGCCGGCGCCGTCACCGTCGAGTTGTCGGTCGACGACCGCAGCCGGGCCCTGGCCACGCTGACGTCCGTCGAGCCCTCGGTGGAACCGGCCGCGCCAGACGTGCTTGACGCGGCGTTGTCGGCGCTGCGGCTGCGACGGGAGGAGCTCGATCCGGTGTTCGAGCCGGCCGTCGCCTTCGCCGGCGCCCTCCACTTGCTGCTGGTGCTCCGCACGCGCGAGCGGTTGGCCCGCCTGGATTACGACTTCGAGGCCCTACGCGCGCACATGCTGGCGCACGGGCTCACGACCGTGGCGCTGCTGTGGCCGGAGCGCATCGACCGTTGGCACGCCCGCAACGCCTTCCCGGTGGGCGGGGTCGTCGAGGATCCGGCGACCGGGGCCGCCGCGGCGGCGACGGGCGCCTACCTGCGCGCGTCGGGACACCTGGCCGCCCCGGCGCGGTTCGAGGTCCTGCAGGGCGAGGACCTCGGGCGACCGTCACACCTGTACGTCGAGGTGGCGGCCCTCGGCGGCATCCGCGTCTCGGGGCATGCGGTCTCCATGCCCACGCCGTGA
- a CDS encoding RNA polymerase sigma factor, giving the protein MRTDEELVVAARSGEPAAFGALVERWTSRCWNIAWRILHDRDLAADVAQETLLTAWQQLDRLQQPAAFGGWVSRIARNRALDRLEQERRAVATADHESLAGRIAEDAGAQVTDPVLVHERGERRDLVWAAAAALGERDASVLDLHLRHGLEPRELAADLGIAPNAAHQVLFRLRKRLGVAIRAWLLWRGGRPRCERLAAELAAADVEVFGAPAVTLIERHADGCLTCEQERAAVVAPAGLFAGVPIAAMPATLADRVLTGLQQAGVPVAAAGREPAFGVEPTAASVGTPDVAPRGPRAGRWLGAGAGVGVAVLGLAVAGLVWSLAGGGVGPQGAVPPPAVPAADEDPAAAEPTDAAADLDPPTTFVLPPHPGGGEDPAVVPVLPAPTPPPLGAPDASGDAPAGDDPVLAPPGEAPAGGGGESPSPPVPSPNGPAPGGPARDTDAPDAGDPPEEDGETTPRAVIETFEVVAARGQFPCEDGAFPVHASWVTADAPDLRLRIGDTVVETGLPGRADRHPVCAATPSATFTLVATGVSGDTVTADARLG; this is encoded by the coding sequence GTGCGAACCGACGAGGAGTTGGTCGTCGCGGCGCGGTCGGGCGAGCCCGCGGCCTTCGGGGCGCTGGTGGAACGCTGGACCAGCCGATGCTGGAACATCGCCTGGCGCATCCTGCACGACCGCGACCTGGCGGCCGACGTGGCGCAGGAGACGCTGCTGACGGCGTGGCAGCAACTCGACCGCCTCCAGCAGCCGGCGGCGTTCGGCGGGTGGGTGTCGCGCATCGCCCGCAACCGTGCCCTGGACCGGCTCGAGCAGGAGCGTCGTGCCGTGGCCACCGCTGACCACGAGTCGCTCGCCGGCCGGATCGCCGAGGACGCGGGCGCCCAGGTGACCGACCCGGTCCTCGTCCACGAGCGTGGGGAGCGCCGCGATCTGGTGTGGGCCGCCGCGGCCGCGCTGGGGGAGCGGGACGCGAGCGTGCTGGACCTGCACCTTCGCCACGGCCTCGAGCCGCGCGAACTCGCGGCCGATCTCGGCATCGCGCCCAACGCGGCCCACCAGGTCCTGTTCCGGCTGCGCAAGCGCCTGGGCGTCGCCATCCGTGCCTGGCTGCTGTGGCGAGGTGGACGTCCGCGCTGCGAGCGGCTTGCGGCCGAACTGGCGGCGGCCGACGTCGAGGTGTTCGGGGCGCCCGCCGTCACGCTCATCGAGCGGCATGCCGACGGCTGCCTCACGTGCGAGCAGGAACGGGCGGCCGTCGTGGCGCCGGCGGGCCTGTTCGCCGGGGTGCCGATCGCGGCGATGCCGGCCACGCTGGCCGACCGCGTCCTGACCGGCCTGCAGCAGGCGGGGGTGCCGGTCGCGGCGGCCGGCCGCGAGCCCGCGTTCGGAGTCGAGCCGACGGCCGCCTCGGTGGGCACCCCCGACGTGGCGCCACGCGGCCCGCGGGCCGGGAGGTGGCTGGGTGCGGGCGCCGGCGTGGGCGTCGCCGTCCTGGGCCTCGCCGTCGCCGGGCTCGTGTGGTCGCTCGCCGGAGGCGGCGTCGGCCCGCAAGGCGCCGTCCCACCGCCCGCTGTGCCGGCGGCGGACGAGGACCCGGCCGCGGCGGAACCGACCGACGCTGCCGCCGACCTCGACCCACCGACCACCTTCGTACTGCCGCCCCATCCCGGCGGTGGCGAGGATCCTGCGGTCGTCCCGGTGCTCCCGGCACCCACCCCGCCGCCCCTCGGTGCCCCGGACGCTTCCGGCGACGCGCCGGCCGGGGACGATCCGGTGCTCGCGCCGCCCGGCGAGGCACCCGCCGGCGGGGGCGGAGAGTCGCCATCCCCGCCGGTGCCGTCACCCAACGGACCGGCGCCGGGCGGGCCGGCGCGCGACACCGACGCGCCCGACGCGGGCGATCCACCGGAGGAGGACGGCGAGACAACGCCGCGGGCGGTCATCGAAACCTTCGAGGTGGTGGCGGCACGTGGGCAGTTCCCGTGCGAGGACGGTGCCTTCCCGGTGCATGCCTCCTGGGTGACGGCGGATGCCCCCGACCTCCGGCTGCGCATCGGCGACACGGTGGTCGAGACCGGCCTGCCGGGCCGGGCCGATCGCCATCCCGTGTGCGCCGCCACGCCGTCCGCGACGTTCACGCTGGTCGCGACGGGCGTCAGCGGTGACACCGTCACGGCCGACGCCCGCCTCGGCTGA
- a CDS encoding site-2 protease family protein, which yields MNETLRLGTIAGIRVGVNWSVLIIFWLLLVGLAAGRFPAMYPDHSATAYGIAGAVAAIVFFASLLAHELAHALVAERYGLEVEGITLWMFGGVARLRGDAPNPSADLRIAGVGPLVSLVLGAVFGAIAVLARGLGVAGLPFAVLSWLAVINVLLAAFNLVPAAPLDGGRILRALIWRRKGDRLQAALVATRAGRQFGFVMIGLGIVLFLMMPGGGGLWLALIGWFIASSAGAEEQRARLQRSLQDRRVADVMSPDPVTVPDTLTVGQLLDAYLLRHRYSAYPVVSMDGSLQGLTTLQRVKEVPPEDREVLPIMRVACPAEDVPRAAPDDRLVDVLPAMGASRDGRLVVVDAGRIVGIVSATDVARAVDVAELRTRAG from the coding sequence ATGAACGAGACCCTGCGCCTGGGGACGATCGCCGGCATCCGGGTCGGCGTCAACTGGAGCGTCCTCATCATCTTCTGGCTGCTGCTCGTCGGCCTCGCGGCGGGCCGCTTCCCGGCGATGTACCCGGACCACTCGGCGACGGCCTACGGCATCGCCGGGGCGGTGGCCGCGATCGTCTTCTTCGCGTCCCTGCTCGCGCACGAACTCGCGCACGCCCTCGTCGCGGAGCGCTACGGCCTCGAGGTCGAAGGCATCACGCTGTGGATGTTCGGCGGTGTCGCGCGCCTGCGCGGTGACGCGCCGAACCCGTCGGCGGACCTGCGCATCGCCGGCGTCGGCCCGCTGGTCAGCCTGGTGCTCGGCGCCGTGTTCGGTGCGATCGCCGTCCTGGCGCGTGGTCTGGGCGTGGCAGGTCTGCCGTTCGCGGTGCTGTCCTGGTTGGCCGTGATCAACGTGCTGCTGGCGGCCTTCAACCTCGTCCCGGCCGCTCCCCTCGACGGTGGCCGCATCCTGCGGGCGCTGATCTGGCGCCGCAAGGGTGACCGGCTGCAGGCCGCGCTCGTCGCCACACGCGCCGGGCGGCAGTTCGGCTTCGTGATGATCGGGCTCGGCATCGTGCTCTTCCTGATGATGCCCGGCGGCGGCGGGTTGTGGCTCGCGCTCATCGGCTGGTTCATCGCCTCATCGGCGGGTGCCGAGGAGCAGCGGGCGCGTCTGCAGCGCTCGCTGCAGGACCGCCGCGTCGCCGACGTGATGTCGCCCGACCCGGTCACGGTCCCGGACACGCTCACGGTCGGTCAGCTGCTGGACGCCTACCTGCTGCGCCACCGCTACTCCGCGTACCCCGTGGTCAGCATGGACGGGTCGCTGCAGGGGCTGACGACCCTGCAGCGCGTGAAGGAGGTGCCGCCCGAGGACCGCGAGGTGCTGCCGATCATGCGCGTGGCGTGCCCTGCCGAGGACGTGCCGCGGGCCGCACCGGACGATCGCCTCGTCGACGTGCTGCCGGCCATGGGTGCCAGCCGGGACGGGCGACTGGTGGTCGTGGATGCCGGCCGGATCGTGGGCATCGTCTCCGCCACCGACGTGGCCCGGGCGGTGGACGTCGCCGAGTTGCGGACCCGCGCCGGCTGA
- a CDS encoding (2Fe-2S)-binding protein: MAAHVDTGAAPKSVGTSAGASVRPGEEPLARFAQVMAELDAASGYVELRVGTPPGWQPLTAAVVAAPAWLDELTVRIGERRAAAAALAAWLAQVPALLVGLPALAGAPPPVPPLVDLTVRRHADGWFDGLAIAPRNVVDVEDGLEAAAATIHELTAPVVAALSRSLPVGASAIWGAVADGLAGQALYLDRERGADTDRTWSRTQRLLDGLERRLARRLVRPRLLLVPWTGGVAHHVVRGSCCLYYRACDAPDPRGEGYCATCPLRDPDSRLRRLRDHLEAEAARH; encoded by the coding sequence ATGGCAGCGCACGTGGACACCGGAGCCGCGCCGAAGAGCGTCGGCACCTCGGCGGGTGCGTCGGTCCGACCAGGAGAGGAACCGCTCGCCCGCTTCGCCCAGGTGATGGCCGAACTCGACGCCGCCTCCGGGTACGTCGAGCTACGAGTCGGCACCCCGCCGGGCTGGCAGCCGTTGACCGCGGCCGTCGTCGCCGCACCCGCCTGGCTGGACGAGCTGACCGTGCGCATCGGCGAGCGCCGCGCTGCCGCCGCCGCGCTCGCCGCGTGGCTCGCGCAGGTACCGGCGTTGCTCGTGGGGCTGCCCGCCCTCGCCGGCGCCCCGCCACCGGTCCCACCCCTGGTCGACCTCACCGTCCGGCGTCACGCGGACGGCTGGTTCGACGGGCTCGCGATCGCCCCCCGGAACGTCGTCGACGTCGAGGACGGGCTGGAGGCCGCGGCCGCGACCATCCACGAGCTCACCGCACCCGTGGTCGCGGCACTGAGCCGGTCGTTGCCGGTCGGTGCGTCCGCGATCTGGGGTGCGGTCGCCGACGGCTTGGCCGGTCAGGCCCTGTACCTCGATCGGGAACGCGGCGCCGACACCGACCGGACGTGGTCGCGGACGCAGCGACTCCTGGACGGACTCGAACGGCGACTGGCGAGGCGGCTGGTGCGGCCGCGCCTCCTGCTCGTGCCGTGGACCGGTGGGGTCGCGCACCACGTGGTCAGAGGCAGCTGCTGTCTGTACTACCGGGCATGCGACGCGCCTGACCCTCGCGGCGAGGGCTACTGCGCCACCTGCCCGCTCCGGGACCCCGACAGCCGTCTGCGGCGACTGCGCGACCACCTCGAGGCCGAGGCAGCTCGCCACTGA